TATAAGTAAAAACATCACTATTAATAAAAGTATAGTTATTTCGCTATTTCAAACGTTTATTGCACTATAAATAAAAGTATACTTTCAAACttataaacttattttaatttgtacattttcaacttatttcaatattaataaaacttttatttcaaACTTCTATTTCACTAATAATAAAAGTATAGTTAGTTCACTATTAATCAATATTACGTTTGTACATTTGAAACGTTTAGTGCACTATAAATAAAAGTATAGTTTCAAACTTATAAACTTATTTCAGTTTGTACATTTTTAACTTAGTTCACTattaataaaacttttatttcactGTTAATAAAAGAATACTTATTTGACtattaataaattttgcatttgtacatttcaaacttttatttcACCATTTATAAAAATAccgtttgaaacttattagactTATTTTtagacttactaaatttataaacttgtaaaaaaaaaaaaagatttctcATATGTGTACTATTTAATACTTCTtagacttattttaaaaatcactcaaaacatataattatgtttagatTAATAAAGTGAACAATTAGAATTATGTTGGactaatatttgaaaacataataattaattaacaaagttATAAGTTATAATGGAAGTAATTAACAAAGTttaagtgttgggattggtgtcgtaattctctcggagtctcgcagtttgtaaacattgtacatgtaatgacccgaccccctaggacttaagttaggccgttactaaacacatgcatgcgtggaacttaaaacgacactctgttGTGGTgaaataaattctaattaaatagggtaaatttaaaagacttatgcatttaatttcaaatattaaaaacaacggtagagtacccataaatcataaatgataataaataaatctggaAGCGATTctaaatagtaagttttaaacatcaacactgaaagctaagaaaaacataaaaagaagtttaaatctcatgagcggaagcataaaactggtcccagtggctcgatcacgaatccGCTTGTCATTCGTCGGCGCGtccctactcttacctgaaacataaacatgataaaaagggtgagtataaaatactcaataagtaaccccactactagggtcaggctaggcatctatgtcctctagatgcctacctttagtggaacatataaactactctagtcctcatgggacacatatatacatgaaaaacttatttctatcctactgtagttgagtatgtccactacctctagtaagtcccgtaggacccacaacctctggtgaatcccgaaggaaacacaatctcttacatacgcatggttatgcatacaccttttttgtatacacataaacccacttaatgtgtacctctttcgtacacatggttacgtaTACACCCCTTTCGTAtatacataacccactgaaggtgtacctctttcgtacacctggttaagtatacacctctttcgtatacacctaTCCTActaagtatgtacctctttcgtacatctaattatgtatacacctctttcgtatacacataacccactgagtatgtacctctttcgtacacctcagatcctctctataaatgtagggatgcgtacctttttcgtatacatggttaggcatacacctctttcgtatacacataacccactgagtatgtacctctttcgtacaccccaatATCCTCTAGGTGtgtatcactttcatatacACCAGTCCTAGTatatctctttcatgtactagcgccCTTGGACGTGCATtactttcatgcagtcacatagtctggaaaggaaaggagattgcatctaacttcatattacatataacattcacctaaTCATGAATCCTCTAAAATCTTCTCATCGTAAACctcatgttaattaacctcaacaaACGTATTTAATCTAGTTTTAAATGGATCAACTGTAACatatcactttcatgcactaaatCATGTAAACAATACAGTATTCGGGATTTCGTAATATATCATACAGTCTACGCATTCTCATAATAAATCGCATAACTATATAGATCAGTAAATGTCTAATGCTAATCTAGCTTTAAGGCACTCTAATAGGAGTGCttcttaactcataatttaaggGTCATGCTCAATCTTCATTTAATATAACTAATAAAATTCCAAATCAAGCTCATACGTAATCATATTTCGATATATTaccacatgctcatatatcctTCATAAGCAGTCCACACAACctcaaaacaatcaaaattattcaaagaaaaactATTGTAGGATCCTCAATGTTAAATCTACAGTGTATCGCTTGGCACAAAAGcgattccagtagtaagattacttactttaATCAAAATTCCACAAATAAAATCAGACAACCAAATGATGACCGCGGTTTGAAGTAACAGCTCTAACatacgaatacaaccattaaattTCAGTCTAAGAATAATTGcgaaatctcaaattcaaatcCACAATACCCAAATGCTTACCCAaagaacttgatcaacaaccacTCCCACGATTTCGGCTCCAAAATCTCCTGCTAATAGATTTTAAATCCCAATGGACGACGACTTAGAACCTTAAAGATACAAGGGTTAAGTCAAACTTAATTCAGTAATCAAAGCgtgcccacaaaccaacaataagGACCATAACTCTTACCAACACTCTTGCAGAACGATCTTGAATCCGCTGGACAGTTGTTGCTGTGATTTCCcaagttcaaatataaaattaaataatgcgACTAATTTAATCCTTAATCCAACTTAGTGGGCATCCAAAATCTTTCAAGAAACCTAACCACCAAAATAGATCTTACCAAAAACGAAAAGTCAAGCTGCTGGAAGACGGCTCGGCGCGTGGTGGTCAGATGCTGGATCAGTGGCAACTCAAACGGCTCTCCTGTTGGGCAAGCGGCGGCGAGGTCGGGCTTGGGCAGTGAGGGAGGCGGTGGAGACGTTCGGGTCTGGGCAGTAAGGGATGCAGCGGCGACGTTCGAGTCTGGGCAGTGAGGGAGGCGagaatttaaatgtaataataataattattattaaaaaaggaaaatagtataattataattaaatcattttcttattccattttatattatttaattcctttcattttccaaagaaaattaattcctgccattaattttcaaattgaatttcaaaattgaataattttcacgCCAACACTTAAATTCTCGCACTTATACTTCatatccaaaattccaaaaatgccctccaactaaggacaattactgaatttccaaataataaagttactgaaaattacattattattaaataaaaatgtgcggggtgttactgtacacattgttattaataaaataagagttattttatttgtatttactcatatccaataaacaaatatccgtggttattgtatgtaaatttaagcatgtatatgagatatacaagtggatcatgccttaagtaataacctaaaaggtctgtagtataaggataaaagagggatactttatccttgtgacactatggatacggtctactttgtagaggtttacaagtattgtgaactactatagatggtttgatcttgaccattcatgtggagacatgtgaacatgggtgtcatatacaaagagtttgtataataccggaccatgagatgattagtctctttatataacgtcgttgataattgagacttacatctcacttaaatgaccataggtgacatgaccttaatcctgagtgttttgggaacttctgtctatgaggacggtcctttgattagtatgggtgagagtggccagattgccaaatcaacaagcctaccattttggggatttgtctgattggggagctgggaactcagttatacaaaatggaattcactccttccccaaagcagaggtaagtagatagattgctcccttaagggctaattccgggtcttgaacataatggtcacatcctctctttggaggAGAGGACCCagccatagtaggactatgacttatttttcattagagaaatcaatggtacttaagaagttagatttaactacaggggcaaaacaataaattggcccagctatacttacgagcgatctatgaagggttatcacactgttgattggttgatctgtgaagggtttgAATGAACACTCCTATCGAACACAACGAACTAACCACCAACAACATGAACAACTTGATACTCCTCAAACCCAATcaagtccaactcgattcacgaatAGATGTAGAACACCACCTCAAgtattaccttggtattctcggtgtgagaatctagaagttgtgggctctgcatgatctcttggcttgaggaagagaagaGGTCTACGAtcaagtagacgatcgagtaagtaggagataagaaacattatctatcgcatagacgatatactcaatcgtttagtaaactgaagcctatcgcatagattttgctactcgatcgtttagcaacgatcagttgagtaactatcgtataatcAACTCTTAAAGGATGGTTTAGTCTCTCAACGGCTATCACTCagtaaaaacaattttcacttgatagccaTTTCTGTGAGAATTATCCGAATGGATCACcttctaattttggaaaataatttttcttttatctcacggttatcataaaacttccaataacctcccgctcaatcgattattagagaaaaagaattaattatcatataattaatatattataaataaatatgataaccaacttatcatattatatttataacctatagttttaatatttcattatatgaaatatataaaccatagttctttttctattttatggtacttaatataaatcgtatttatattaattcctccaattaatatatttcatacatcacaccaattatatcatatataattgaattttctcttgttaatttgaacacttcaaatcaacttcaaaatctgattttcaacttgaacccattgaactaccaaggggaccttgtgaacctgtagcttgaagctctaacggtatgagataactaactaaactctttagtcacgagatccaccattcgttaactgccgaacactccactaaagaccgacagttgaactcttttcactacagatatatttttatgtccatataaccaatcaacaatgtgataacccttcacaaatcgctcgtaagtacagttaggtcaatttaccgtttcgcctctgtagttacatctaacttcttaagtaccactgattcctttaatgaacaataagttatagtcgtactatgactgagtcttctcttctaaagggagggtatggccactatgttcaagacccgaaatcagcccttaagggagcaatttatctacttacccctgcttcagggaaggagtgaattacgttttgtgtaactgagttcctagctccccaaatcagacgaaaccccaaaaaggtaagcttgttgagttagcaatctggtcattctcacccatactaatcgaGGACCACCTCacaggcaggagttcccaaaacactcaggattaagaccatgttcacctatggtcattttagtgaaatgtaagtctcaattatcaacggtgttatataaagatactaatcatctcgtggtccagtcttatacaaactctttgtataggacacctccgctcgcatgtctccaatgaatggtcaggatcagaccatctgtagcactttacaacttgtaaatatctacaaagcgggtcatatttgtagtgtcacaaggataaggtatccctcttttattcttatactacatatcatttaagttattacttaaggcataatccacttgtatgtcccacatgcatgcttaagttacatgaaataaccaatCTCAACATGTTCTTGGGTGGATTGACCCCCACCAAGCTCTAATAACACAGTCTGCATCCTCTATCAGGAGTTAACATGCCTCCAATTTACATGGAAAAGCATGAGAAAAACGAAAAGGGAAGGACACATGATTTAATATTGAAGCGGCAAGAGAAAATCTGGATAAAAAAAAGTATGGAAAACAGTTAGGAAGCAGATCAGAACAATAGACAGTAGTTGTaagaggaagaaaaatattataaaaattataaaggtTTGCAAGGAAGAAAACAAATATGGAAGGAAGAACATCAAACATGCAAGGAAGAATATGAAACATGCATAAGGAAGAACAGAGACgaatttaataacatataaattgattaaaaaaaaactcattcaaGCAAGTGGAACAGTAGACAGTAGGAAGATAAAAAACATCAAGGTTTGCTTTGGACAGTCTAGAATAGGAATCGCAAAATAGAACATGCAACAGTCCCGAATTAGAAAATCAAACAACGAAGGAAGAACATCAAACATGCAAGGAAAAATATCAAACATGCATGAGGAAGAATAAAGACAgatttaataacatataaattgattttaaaaaaactcattcAAGCAAGTGGAACAGTAGACAGTAGAAAATCAAAATCATCAAGGTTTGATTTGGACAGTCTGGAATCGGAATCGCAAAATAGAACATTAAACAGTCCTAAACCAGAAAATCAAACAACGAAGGAAGAACATTAAACATGCATGAGGAAGAACAGAGACGAatctaataatatataaatagataaaaaaaaaattatcaggGTTTTCCTTTGGACAATAGCAATCGGaatcaaaaaataatatcaaacatGCATCAAGAAATCAATACGGATTTAACACTAATCATCAGCGTAGAACAAGgtaatagcaaaaaaaaaagtatatatgaacaaaaaaaacatagatctactataaaattttaaaaaaaaatcgaagtATCGTTAGATCTACAACAAAATCGTTTGAAATCGGAGAATAGACATACAGAGAAGCCAAAAAAACCCAATCAAAATTAGAGAAACAAAGAGACGTAcagagaaacaaaaaaaaatatatacgaAGGAACCAAAGTAGAGAACGAAGAGATGAAGAGAAATACAACCAATTCCAGCTAGAGAAACGAAGAGACATACAACCCATTCCAACCGGAGGGAGAACGAAGAGACCAGACGAAGAAGAGAAACCAAACGGCGAAAGAAAGGAGGAGAAaatgaagagaaagagagagtggTGATTAATTACGCATGACAGGAGAAAGAGAGAGGGGGGGAAGAATAATGCACCTGCAAATGGGGCGTGAAACGAGGGAAATAAACGAGGGGGTAAAACGGTGGGTTTCAAACCCACTAGTTTTAAGTTTCACGACCATCAAACATCGGGTGGACTTTTTAAGtccacccaacccaactcaagcCCACCATCAAACACCCCTTAAGTTTCGAAAGGGTAGACCATTGTGATGTCCAAAATGATTAAACAAAAGGAaattacttgaaaaaaaaataccaaagaTCTCCACATATGTCAATGAGAGATttgataacaaaggaagaattCCAAATGTTTTGGGACCTGTCTCTTTGTCTCATATGCTTCATTCTTTCTCAACTTAATCCTTGCAAAACATCAGATTCTGAGTCAATTTGATTGGCTTCTTTATCAGCAGGCTTGAATATTTCGAAGACAGCCAAAGAGAAACAAAGATATAATTACATCACATCACATACCAAATCCCTTTTGTTTTTATTGCTCAACAACACATTGGAACTTTAGAACATCCCAAAGTGGtccatcttttctttttcttttttgcagtCTAGTCCTCCCCATGAGGCTGTAAGACCCTGAGTTCTTTGGAGAAGTTCATCGCGTGTTAAGATAATACCGATTTTAAGCCTAAATCCTAAGTAGATTTAGGATCTCTTTGAAACGACTTTTCAAGTgctaaaaagtgtttttaaaataCTTGGAAAGTCATTCCAAATAGACCCTTACTTTACCTTCTTTTTTTAGGAGACATGGGTTATTGTTCGCATAGCGAAGATATCATATCGATATGCTCGAGAATAAGTCCAATCATATAGGATCAAAATATTGGATTGATGTCACCACTGATCAAGAGCTGAAAGACTTATTCAAATGATGAACAAAATGAATGAGTTTTGACTTGACATTATATCAGAAGCATTCTTCTGAGTTTCCATTTactgatatatatataacaaaacaaCAGCTAACTTCTTTGGAGCTGCCGGCTtgtatattttcaaattctatcaataaggaaaaaaaaatggcatTTTCTTCAGCTTTATATTGCAAATCATAACAAAAAGATTCCAGCTTTTTTCTATAGAATAGCAATCCTTAGCCAATTGGAAGATTAGAGAACTCCAACAATGGCTTTATTATGCACACCCTTTTAACTTTTATCCTCTCTGCTTCTTACTAGCCAGTATTCTTTGAAACCCTTCTTTTGTTAACTTCTCCACTTTGATTTTCCCCAAACAAAttgaaaaaatgaatcaaatttcCATCTGGGTGTTCCTTGTTTGTTCATTTCTAATCCTCCTTCCCAATTCTGATGCTGTGGATGATTCTGCGAAGAGCTCACTGATTCAGTTTCTTGCAAAACTCAGTTCTCAAAATGGTCAACAGAACAAAAATCTTGGATGGAACATTTCTTCTGATCCTTGCAAGGATGGATGGGTTAGTGTAGTCTGTGATGGAAGAAATGTTTCTGTAAAGAAACTGCTTCTTGATGGGTTGAATCTTTCAGGAACTCTTGAAACAAGCTTTCTTTGCAATTCAAAGCCTCTAATGGACTCCCTCAATGTTCTCAGCATCAATTACAACAACATCTCTGGAGAAATCCCAGCTGATATTGAGAATTGTAAGCAACTAACCAGCTTTCATGTAAGAGGAAACAAATTCCATGGAAATCTCCCAAGTTCTTTATCTAAATTAGTGAAACTTAAAAGACTTGAACTTTCAAACAACAACTTATCTGGGAACTTACCAGATTTGTCTAGGATTTCAGGCCTTACCATGTTTCTTGCTGAGAACAACATGTTCTCTGGAGAGATACCTCGGTTTGAATTCTCCAATTTAGAGAGATTCAATGTTTCCTTCAACAATTTCTCCGGTCCGATTCCAACTGACGGCAGTAGCTACTTTACTTCAAACAGCTTCATGGGAAATCCTCTGCTTTATGGTGAACCATTACCAAGAAAATATCACTCACTCAAGCTACAAGAAGTCAAACCAGAAGTTGAAGAATCAAAGCACAACAATAAAAACCGTATCTTGATATACTCAGGATACGTAATAATTGGTGTTTTGTTAACAGTTATAGTCATTTTCATGATATGCAaaaggaggaaaaaagaaagcaaaGAGGATTCAAGGATTTCGAGCAACAGAATTGTAGCAGTGGATGACGATGGAATTAACAACAATTTCAGTTCTGTTTCTTTGTCAAGTGAGTACAAAACAAGCAAGCCAGAGTTCTCAATGCTTTCAAATGAGAGTGGAGGGTTGTCATCATCACTGATTGTGCTAACAACTTCAGTGGTGAATGGTTTGAAGTTTGAGGATTTGCTTAAGGCTCCTGCAGAGTTGATTGGTAGAGGGAATCATGGGAGTCTTTACAAGGTTATGTTTGATTATGGAATGGTATTTGCTGTAAAGAGGTTTAAGGATTGGGGGATTTCAACTGATGAGTTTATGAGAAGAATGTGGAAGATTGATAGAGTGAAGCATCCT
This DNA window, taken from Benincasa hispida cultivar B227 chromosome 6, ASM972705v1, whole genome shotgun sequence, encodes the following:
- the LOC120080382 gene encoding probable inactive receptor kinase At2g26730 yields the protein MNQISIWVFLVCSFLILLPNSDAVDDSAKSSLIQFLAKLSSQNGQQNKNLGWNISSDPCKDGWVSVVCDGRNVSVKKLLLDGLNLSGTLETSFLCNSKPLMDSLNVLSINYNNISGEIPADIENCKQLTSFHVRGNKFHGNLPSSLSKLVKLKRLELSNNNLSGNLPDLSRISGLTMFLAENNMFSGEIPRFEFSNLERFNVSFNNFSGPIPTDGSSYFTSNSFMGNPLLYGEPLPRKYHSLKLQEVKPEVEESKHNNKNRILIYSGYVIIGVLLTVIVIFMICKRRKKESKEDSRISSNRIVAVDDDGINNNFSSVSLSSEYKTSKPEFSMLSNESGGLSSSLIVLTTSVVNGLKFEDLLKAPAELIGRGNHGSLYKVMFDYGMVFAVKRFKDWGISTDEFMRRMWKIDRVKHPNVLPPLAFYSSDHEKLLVYEFQPNGSLFSLLHGSSQNEKPFPWISRLEIGSRIAKALAHMHKALEQDEIPHGNLKSSNILINLNMEPCISEYGLMEIHSHKITNSSFKSDVYGFGLILLELLTGKLVKDEEGICLANWVKTILREEWTAEVLDRSLMAEAASEERMVNLLVVAVKCVENSPSARPNMDQVVAMIDSIKEDEEESSIISVH